TTTGGTGTAATTGCTTCGGGTAATGAAAAAGATATACAAACAGGTGTGACCATGGAGCAGGTATTTGGTGCGCGTACAACCAGATCATCCTCGGTAATCCCTACTTTAAAGTATAAAAAAACTGATCTTCTTATCAAAGGATTAGATCTGAGTATTTATGGTGCTTATAATATGTCTCAAAATAGATTTATAGATACCACCAGGCTAAAATATAATTGGTTACAGCAAACCATCCCTACTACATCTGCCGAGCTAATCAGGACGCAGCTTAAAAATAAAGACAATGAAGGTTTGGCCACAGCCAACCTGGCTTATAAAATCAATGCACATCAGGCAGTTTCTTATAACTATGTATTAACTGATTTTAAAAGGAAATCAAGTGATGCGGAAAACCCGGACAACCCGGTGTTTTTATACCCTCAAAAATTAGCTAAACAGGTTATGGGACTGGCATGGCAAACTGATTACGAAGGCTTTACGGCAACATTATTTACCAAATTATATCTACTGAACGCTAAATCATTTGAACAGCAAACCACAAAGGAAGGGGTAACGAGCTATCAGCAATCATCGCTGAGTACCAGTAATTTGGGATATGGTGCTGCTGCTGCTTATTTCATCCTGACTGGTTTACAAGCGAAAGCCTCTTTTGAGCATACTTTCAGATTGCCTGAGGCGACAGAATTACTAGGAGACGGCTTATATGTGAGAAGAAATTCTGCACTTAAGCCAGAAAGCAGTAACAACCTTAACTTAGGCGCTTTATATAAACTGCCGCTGCAAGGTGATCATAAAGTTGGAATAGAAGGTAACTTTATCTATAGAAAATCGCAGAATTTTATCCGCCTTGATCAGGCACAAGCAGCACCTATTGACAGGCAATATATCAATGTTGGTGATGTACTGACCACTGGTGTAGAGGGAGAAGTAAAGTACACCTGGAAAGATAAGATTTTTGTGAGTGCGAATATGACTTATCAGAATATCGTTGATAAGCAAAAGACGATTACGACCACTAATTTTACAGGCACCAATACTTCTGCAAACTTTTATTATAACAGCCGCCTGCCTAATATGCCTTTCCTTTTTGGGAACGCAGATATCGGAACGGTATTCAAACAGGTTGGTGCTGCTGAGAATTCTTTAAGTATCAGCTATAGCCTGAATTATGTACAAAAATACTTTTTGACTTCTACGGCTTTGGGTGCTGACAACCAGGATATTATTCCTCAGCAGTTCTCTCATAACCTGATGGCTGGCTATTCGATAAAGAATGGAAAGTATAACATCGCTTTGGAAGGAAGAAATCTGGCAGACAACAGGTTATTTGATAACTATTTGCTGCAAAAGCCGGGACGTTCTTTCTTTATCAAACTCAGATATTTTATCAGTAAATAATCCGCAAACAAAACACACAATTATATTCGATTCTTATGTATTCAATTAAACAACTATTTAAAACAACCCTTTTTGCAGGGTTAGCGCTTGCCGCTGTTTCTTGTAGTAAAGATAAAGGTACTGACACACCAGCTGTAGGTAGTGGTGATCATGTTTATACTTTAGGACTAGGTATTGATGGTACCGGGGGAACAACAAATTATGTAGCACAGGCGAGTGACCTGATGAGCGGCACAATTAATGCAAAAGCGGCTTTATTACAAACGGGATATCGTGATTATGCTTTTGGTGGTTCTACGTTTTTTAGTATTGGAGGCCTTGGTGTAACTGATGCTAATGCAATTACATTAGGTTCAGATAATAAACTGGTTTCAAAAACGGGGCTTACTTTTGAAACTGATAACAGTGAGCTGGTCAATGTGGATGCAAACACAATGGTTGGCGCGTCATTCCCTTCATCAAGTACAGTAGGGCTGAATGCGAAATTTTATACCTTGAATATTGCTTCCAATACTTTGTCTAACAAGGCTGAGGTTCCTATGAACAAGCTTTTCTCTAAAGACTGGTTGTTTTACACTGGGATGCAGGTAAGAGGGAATCAATTATTCCAGACATTTTATCCGGTTAACCAGACTACGTATGCAACACTTTATACAGATACAAATTATGTAGCTGTATATTCTTACCCTGGTTTTGTATTACAAAAAGTTATCAAAGATACCCGTACAGGACCTTCAGGTGCATTCAATACCAGATCTGGTATTGTTCAGACAGAAAGTGGAGATCTTTATACCATTTCTAACAGCAGTTTTGCCAATGGTTACAGTCAGTCTACTAAGCCGGCAGGTATTTTAAGAATTAAAGCAGGTGCAACTGATTTTGACCCAACTTATTTCTTCAACACGGATACAGCACCTAATGGTGGTAAAATTGCACATGCTAAATATATCGGTAATGGCTTGATATTCGCAGCAATCACTACTCAGGTCCCTGTTTTAGCTGACCGCTGGAGTGACAATTATTTAAGACTGGCTATTATCAATCTGACCAATAACACAATTACTTTAGTTGCGAATGCACCTGTTTTCAAAGGAAATGGTGGCAGAAGTTTCGCAGCATTATTGGATGGTGGAAAGGTTTATACGGCACTAAGTTCTGGTGGGGTGGTTAACATTTACCAGGTTGATGTAGCTAGTGCTACTGCTGTTAAAGGAGCAGTTGTAGAAGCTACTTTTGTAGGTGGTATTGCAAAAATGAAATAAGAATATAAATTGCTTTTATGCAATTGCAGAAGCCTGGTGAATTCATTTTCATCAGGCTTTTTTTATGCAGCTTATTGATAACATAATGTTTAATTTCTCTTCATATGAGTTGTTGAACTTTAGCCTGCTTATCAATTAGACAGGCAGGTTAATATGGAACAACAGCAAGTACAAGATATAGTAGATCAAATATTCGGTTTATATGAGACCCTTGGTGGGGAGGAATATGGTGAAAGTGTGAGTATGACGATGCATATGATGCAATGTGCACAACTCGCACAACAAGCTGGTGAAGCCGATGAAGTAGTACTTGCAGCTTTCCTTCATGATATCGGCCATTTTCTGGAAGGTGATGAAAAGATGGATATTTATGGTACGCAGAATCATGATGATCTGGGTGGCCGGTTTTTAGTAGATCTTGGTTTTCCGCAAAGGATGGCCGATCTGGTGTCAAGCCATGTTGCTGCGAAGAAATACCTGGTTTATGCGGAGCCCGCTTATTATGATGCACTTTCTGAAGTGAGTAAGATCACACTCGAATTCCAGGGTGGAAAAATGACTGCTGAAGAGGCTGCTGAATTTGAAAAAGATCCGCTGTTGCCCTTATATGTTAAAATACGGAAATGGGACGATCTGGGAAAGGACGCAGATAAACCAGTATTAGCTGAGGAAATTCAGCTGATGAAAGAAAAAACGCATAATTATTTGATGAACTTATAATCTTTATTATTTCTGCATAAATTTAGGGTAGAGCAGGACAGTTAATAACAGTTAGCTGATTATAAAGCGGTATTATCGCTTATTATTCTAACCAGATATATAAATTTATGCAGATTATCTTTGGAGTTATATTCCATTTTATCGGGGGCTTTGCCTCTGGCAGCTTTTACATCCCTTATAAAAAAGTTAAGGGCTGGGCCTGGGAGAGCTACTGGATCGTTGGTGGGATCTTTTCCTGGCTGATTGTACCGCCTTTGGCAGCTTATTTAACCATTCCTGATTTTGCTGAAATTATCAAACATACCAGTGCTGCAATTATAGGATTAACTTATTTTTTTGGCGTATTGTGGGGAATAGGAGGGCTTACTTTCGGGCTTGGCGTACGCTATCTCGGGGTATCGTTAGGCAGCTCGATTATATTAGGGATGAGCTCTGTATTCGGCGCATTAATGCCCTCAATTTATTATGACTTTTATCCTAAAGCGGGCAAAGATACTTTTACTGAAATTATTACGAGTCCGTGGGGGCAACTGGTCATTATAGGTTTAATCGTTTGTATAGCAGGAATTATCATTTGCGGAAAAGCCGGAATGATGAAAGAAAAAGATCTTTCTGCACAGAAGCAGACCAAAGAAAGCGCTGAATTCAAAATAGGACTGGGTTTAACAGTGGCCGTAATTTCAGGCATACTCAGTTCTTGTTTCGCCTTTGGTATTGATGCAGGAAAGGATATGGCGCATGAAGCAAATCATTTGTGGAAAGCACTTCATCCGGGGCAGGGAGAATTCCTTTTCCAAAATAATGTAACTTATATCGTGATTTTATGGGGAGGCTTAACCACTAATTTTATCTGGTGTATGCTGCTGAATGCTAAAAATAAAACCTTCAAAGATTATACGAATAAAGAAGCCCCATTGCTTAAGAATTATATCTTTTCGGCATTAGCAGGGATCACCTGGTTTCTACAGTTCTTTTTTTACGGAATGGGCGAAAGCAAACTAGGCAATGGCGCGAGTTCATGGATTTTGCATATGGCCTTTATTATCCTGGTTGCCAATGTTTGGGGATTGGTACTGAATGAATGGAAAGCTGTATCAAAGAAAACATTCAGGACTGTGCTGGTTGGTATTGTATTTATTATCGCTTCTATCCTGATTGTAGGGTATGGAAATTCAATTAAATAGTCACAAAAAAATATTCAATAATATGTTCGACGAAAGAGATCGTTTTAAACACGTAAGTTATTTATGGGATGAAACAGAAGCTGCTAAGTTAGCAGGAGATGAGGTTGCTTTATTACTTTACCGTTCAAATTTATTAGGTGCAGATTTACGGCTTACCAATTATGGCGGTGGAAATACTTCGTGCAAAGCGGATGCAATTGATCCGCTAACCGGCGAGACTACCGAAATTATGTGGATCAAAGGTTCAGGAGGAGATATTGGTACATTAAAACGTAATGGTTTGGCTGCGTTATATGCAGACCGCCTCAGAGCTTTAAAAAATATCTACAAAGGTTTAGATCAGGAAGATGAAATGGTAGAGCTTTTTAACCATTGTATTTATGATTTAAACTCCAAAGCACCCTCAATTGATACACCTTTACATGGATTTCTCCCTTTTAAACATATTGACCACCTGCATCCTGATGCGGCAATTGCAATTGCAGCAGCGAAAGATGGAAAGCAGATTACGCACGATTTGTTTAAAGGTAAAATTGGCTGGGTAGACTGGCAGAAGCCTGGGTTTGACCTGGGATTACAATTGAAGCAGTGTCTGGACGAAAATCCGGGGATCCGCGGGATTATGCTGGGATCTCATGGGTTATTTACCTGGGGAGATACCGCTTATGAAAGTTACCTGAACACGCTGGAAGTCATAGAGATTTGTGCAGATTATCTGGAAACTAACTATGGAAAAAAAGGGCCTGTATTCGGTGGTCAGAAAATCGCTTCGCCTCAACAACCGGTAAGGGAAAGCCAGGCAGCGCTATTGTCACCAATCTTACGCGGATTTTGTTCTTCAGAGCGTCATATGATCGGGCACTTTACAGATGATGCCAGGGTATTGGAGTTTATCAACTCGAATGATCTGGCAAGACTTGCCCCACTGGGAACAAGTTGCCCGGACCACTTTTTACGCACCAAAATAAGTCCGCTGGTTTTAACGCTGGATGCAGAAGAAGATCTGAGCGATACAGAACGCCTTAAAGCTTTGCTTGCCCCGGTTTTTGTCGCTTACCGGGAAATGTATGCAGATTACTATCAAACATGTAAACATGATAACAGTCCGGCAATGCGGGATGCGAACCCGGTTATTATCCTTTATCCGGGAATTGGCCTGTTCTCTTTCTCCAAAGATAAACAGACTGCACGTGTGGCAGCAGAGTTTTATATCAATGCAATTAATGTGATGAAAGGCGCAGAAGCAATTTCCTCTTATACTTCATTGCCACGTCAGGAGGCATTTAATATCGAATACTGGCTGCTTGAAGAAGCAAAGCTGCAACGAATGCCAAAACCGAAAGCGTTAACAGGTAAAATTGCACTGGTTACTGGCAGCGCAGGAGGAATTGGTAAGGCGATCGCCAGAAAGTTTGTAGAGGAGGGGGCTGTAGTTATTGTCAATGACAATGATAACGGACGTTTAGAGCAAGCAGCTCAGGAGTTTAGCCAGTTATATGGAAAAGATGCTTATACAACCGCATTGCTGGATGTCACTCAGAACGAAGCGATACAGGATGCTTTTAATACAGCTGCGCTGGCTTTTGGCGGAGTAGATATTGTGGTCAATTGTGCTGGATTATCTATTTCAAAACCGATCGAAGAACATACCGATAAAGATTGGGATTTGTTATATGATGTGCTGGTCAAAGGGCAGTTTAAAATCACACAAACAGCTGTAATAATGATGCGCAAACAGGCAATTGGTGGAGATATCCTAAATATTGTCAGTAAAAATGCGTTAGTTTCAGGTCCTAATAATGCGGGATATGGATCAGCTAAAGCCGCACAACTTCACCTGAGCAGATTAAATGCTGCGGAATTAGGAAAAGATCAGATCAGGGTCAACGTAGTTAACCCGGATGCGGTAATTTCGGATAGTAAAATATGGGAAGGAGACTGGGCTGCCGGCCGTGCAAAAGCATACGGTGTCAAAGTAGAAGAATTGCCTGCTTTTTATGCAAAGAGAACTTTGCTGGATAAGATTATCCTTCCGGAAGATATTGCAAATGCTTGTTTAGTTTTTGTAGGTGGACTTTTAAATAAATCTACCGGGAATGTATTAAATGTAGACGGTGGCGTGGCTATGGCTTTCGTCAGATAAACTGAAGAAAATGGAAATAGAAAAATATCAGATAGATGCGCACAACCAGGAGCTGGAAACTGAACATCAGCGCAGATTCGATTTTGCGGCGGCAGAAAATCCGCAGGTTGAAAGTATAATTTCTAAGTTGATCCAATTCCAGATTGGGATTCCAAGCTGGGCACTAGGGACTGGTGGAACACGTTTCGGCCGCTTTTCTGGCGGGGGGGAACCACGTAGCCTGGAAGAGAAAATAGAGGATATCGGGCTGATCCATCGGTTAAATCAATCAAGCGGGGCAGTTTCCCTGCATATCCCATGGGATAAAACTGAGGATTACGAAGGCGTTAAGAGACTAGCTCATCATCATGGGCTTCGTTTTGATGCGATGAACTCTAATACTTTTCAAGACCAGCCGGGTCAGGCACATAGTTATAAGTTCGGTTCTTTACAGCATGTCAATAAAGCGGTACGCAAACAGGCAATTGCACACAATATTGAAGTGATCCGTCAGGGTGTAGCCTTTGGGTCGGACGCGTTAACGGTCTGGCTGGCTGATGGCTCCTGTTTTCCGGGACAGTTAAATTTCAGAAAAGCCTTTCAGAATACCCTGGAAAGCCTGGAAGAAATTTATGCAGCTTTGCCAGAAAAATGGAAATTATTTGTGGAGTATAAGGCTTTTGAACCGAACTTTTATTCGACTACAGTTGGAGATTGGGGACAGTCTTTGTTATTCGCCAGTAAACTGGGGCCTAAAGCTTATACACTGGTTGATCTGGGTCATCATTTACCGAACGCAAATATTGAGCAGATTGTCTCTCTTTTACTGATGGAAGGCAAATTGGGTGGTTTTCACTTTAATGACTCGAAGTATGGAGACGATGATTTAACTGCGGGAAGTATGAAGCCATATCAATTGTTTCTTATTTTTAATGAATTGATAGAGGGGATGGATGCAAAAGGTATAGATCATGCTACAGGTTTAGGCTGGATGATTGACGCTTCGCACAACGTGAAAGATCCTTTAGAAGATTTGCTGCAATCTGTAGAAGCAATTATGCTGGCTTATACGCAGGCATTGCTGGTAGATAAAGAAGCTTTGTCTATAGCACAGCAGGAAAATGATACCGTTAGGTGTCAGGAGATTTTGCAAAATGCTTTCCGTACAGATGCACGCGCAATTGTACAGGAAGCAAGGTTAAGAAGTGGAGGAGCTGCGAAGCCTTTAGCGTTATACCGCCAGCTGAAAGTCAGAGAAAAGCTGATTGCAGCAAGGGGAGCGAAAACCATAGCAACAGGTTTATAATGAGTGCAATTCCAGTTATTGTCGTTTTTGATGTAGGAAAAACTAATAAAAAGATTTTCCTCTTTGATGAAGACTATAAAATAGTTTTTGAACGCTCAGCCCGTTTTATAGAAATGTATGACGAGGATGGAGATCTGTGTGAAAACCTGGAAAGTTTAAGGCTTTCTGTTTTCGATTCTTTGCGAGAAATATTGAAGCGCAAAGAGTTTGAGATTAAGGCCATTAACTTCTCTACTTATGGGGCCAGTTTTGTATACATTGATGAATATGGAAAACCGCTGGCCCCGTTATATAATTATCTAAAGGCTTATCCTGAAGAACTGGAAGCTAGTTTTTATGCTGCTTATGGTGGCCGGGAAACTATTTCTGCGGAAACGGCTTCACCTGTTTTGGGGAGCCTTAATTCAGGGATGCAGTTGTACCGGATTAAAAAAGAAAAGCCGGATTTATATAAACAGATCAGGTATGCGCTGCATCTTCCTCAATACCTGAGTTATCTGGTTTCTGGTGTAGAATATTCAGATCTGACCAGTATTGGCTGCCATACGCAGCTTTGGGATTTTAAGCAAAATGATTACCATGAATGGGTTAAAAAGGAGGGACTAGATCAGAAATTAGCACCTATTGCCTCGGCCGACCAGGTATTTCCTTCGGAGTTTCCGGGCAATCAGTATCAGGTGGGCATTGGTTTGCATGATAGTTCTGCGGCATTGATCCCGTATCTGATTAACTTTCATGAACCATTTGTGCTGATTTCTACCGGAACGTGGTGTATCACAATGAACCCTTTTAATACCGCTGCACTTACCCCGGCAGAGCTGGCACAAGACTGTCTTTGTTATTTGCAATATAAAGGGAAACCTGTCAAAGCATCCCGGATTTTCGCAGGTTACGAGCATGAACAGCAGGTGAAACGTATTGCTGCTCATTTCAAGCAGAATATTGGCCGTTACCGGCATATGAAATATGAGGCAAATATCACTGAAGAGTTGCTGAAAGTGATGAAAGAAAGACAGGAACTGGATCTGCCTCTGGGTAAAGAGTCTGCTTTTTCTAAGCGTGATCTAGCCTCTTTTCCATCAGATACTTTTGCCTATCACCAGTTTATTCTGGACCTCACTTTACAACAAAAAGCATCTTCCAGCTTAGTGATGGCTAACGAAAAGGTAAAAAGGATTTTTGTAGATGGAGGTTTTAGCAAGAATACAATTTATATGAATATGTTAGCGCTATTGTTTCCTGAGCTGGAAGTTTTTGCTGCTTCTATGGCACAGGCTACAGCAATTGGGACTGCGCTGGCAATACATCAGTGCTGGAATAGCAAGCCAATTCCGAATGACCTGATTGAATTAAAATATTATACAACACATACGAACCAAGAATTATGAAGCTTTATCAGAAAATAAGTAGTAGCCCTTCCCTGTTTTTAATTTTTGGTTTGAGTTTAAGTCAGCTTGTTTTTAGTCAGGTTGCTTTTAGTAATGAAATTGTATCGCCGGCAGGCTTACAGTGTGAACATTTAGTCAATCCTATTGGCATTGATGCGCCAAAACCAAGGTTGTCGTGGTTGCTTTCTGATGCGCGGCAAGGCGCAAAGCAAACGGCTTACCGGGTAACAGTCGGTACAGATTCTGCTGCATTGCTTCAGCAAAAAAAGGTTTTGTGGAATACGGGAAAGGTTAGCTCTGCCGCCGCATTACTTCTTTATAATGGAGATTTATTAAAACCATTTACCAGGTATTTCTGGCAGGTAGAGGTCTGGGATAAAGATGGAAAAAAAGGGGTGGCTAAGATCGCCAGTTTTGAAACCGGAATGGTGAAAATGTCCAATTGGAAAGGGACGTGGATCAGTGACCGGAACGATGTGAATATATTACCTGCGCCGTATTTCAGAAAAGTGTTTGAGAGCCCGAAAAAGATAAAATCTGCCAGAGCATATATTGCAGCAGCAGGATTGTATGAATTATATCTGAATGGTAAAAAAGTTGGTAATCATCGTCTTGATCCGATGTATACCCGGTTTGACAGGAGGAATTTATATGTAAGTTATGACGTGACAGCCAATTTACAGGCTGGTAAAAATGCCATTGGTGTTTTACTTGGAAATGGTTGGTATAATCACCAGTCTTTAGCAGTATGGAATTTTGATAAAGCACCGTGGCGGGCAAGACCAGCGTTTTGCCTGGATCTGCGGATTACTTATCAGGATGGCTCTGAAGAAACCGTAACTTCTGATGGCAGCTGGAAAACACATAGCGGGCCATTGGTTTTTAACAGCATTTATACTGCTGAACATTATGATGCACGTTTGGAACAACCGGGATGGAATAAGGTAGATTTTGATGCCAGTAAATGGGGAGATGTGACCTTGCGTGCAGCACCTTCGGAAAATATTGTCAGCCAGGCGATGCACCCAATCCGTAGTATTGAAACTATTCCGGCAGTATCGGTGAAGAAGTTTAACGATACAACTTATGTTTTTGATCTGGGCAGAAATATCGCCGGGGTCAGCAAGATTAAAGTAAAAGGTGAAAGTGGAACAATAATACAGATTAAACACGGAGAAAGACTATATCCGGACGGCCGTCTTGATCTTTCCAATATTGATGTTTACCATCGTCCGAAAGATAAAAAAGATCCTTTTCAAACGGATATTTTAATCTTAAATGGTAAGGGGGACGAAGAATTTATGGCCAGGTTCAACTACAAAGGATTTCAATACGTAGAGGTGGTCAGCAGTAAGCCTGTGGAGTTGAAAAAGGAAAGTATTACCGGATATTTTATGCATAGTGATGTTCCGGTAGCTGGTCAGATCAGTTCTTCTAATCCTTTGATTGATAAGTTATGGTGGGCGACAAATAATTCTTACTTATCAAATTTATATGGTTATCCTACAGATTGCCCGCAACGGGAAAAGAATGGCTGGACCGGGGACGGACATTTTGCTGTAGAAACGGGTTTGTATAATTTTGACGGCATTACTATTTATGAGAAATGGCTTGCTGATCATCGGGACGAGCAGCAGCCGAATGGAGTATTGCCTGATATCATTCCTACAGGTGGATGGGGATATGGAACAGCCAACGGAACAGACTGGACGAGTACAATCGCTATTATTCCCTGGGATATTTACCAATTTTATGGGGATTCCAAATTATTAGAGGCTTGTTATGACAATATCAAGAGCTATGTGAATTATGTGACGCAAATTAGTCCTTCGGGGTTAACGAGTTATGGCAGAGGAGACTGGGTTCCTGTTAAGTCCTCTTCTCCTTTAGAATACACTTCTTCAGTTTATTATTATGTAGATGCTCATATTCTCGCCAAAACGGCAAAGCTGTTTGGTAAAACGGAGGATGCTCAACATTATAGTGCACTGGCTGATAAAATTAAAAAAGCTATCAATGATAAATATCTGAATCAATCTACCGGGATTTATGGTAGTGGTTTGCAAACGGAATTAAGTGTTGCGTTGCAGTGGGGGATAGTTCCACCAGAGCTTCAGGATAAAGTAGCTTCCAACCTGGCAAAAAGAGTGGCCGCAGACGGGATGCATCTTGATGTTGGTGTCTTGGGAGCTAAAGCAATTCTGAATGCATTGAGTGATCATGGTCAGGCAGAAACTGCTTACAAACTGGCTGCGCAGGATACTTATCCTTCATGGGGCTGGTGGATTGTTAATGGGGCAACCACGCTTTATGAGAATTGGAACATTCAAGCGGAACGCGATATTTCTTTAAATCACATGATGTTTGGAGAAATAGGTGGTTGGTTTTTCAAAGGTCTTGGCGGGATTAAAGTCGATGAATTACAACCGGGCTTTAAAAATGTGATCCTGGCGCCAAATTTCGTTACCGGGTTAACACATTTTGAAGCGAGCCATGACGGGCCGTATGGGAAAATCGTTTCTTCGTGGAAAAGAAAAGGGGACGCAGTTATTTATGACGTGACCATTCCCGCGAATAGTAGTTCGACAATTTCTTTTCCAATATCGGATACTCAGGCTGTTTATTATAAGGGTAAAAAGATCAGCCGGATTTATAAAACCGAATCTGGTAAATATCAGTTCGAAATCCGGTAACACGGGTATAAAACCGAATAAAATCAATTCTAAATTCATCTCTTCATTTCAAAAATCAGTAAAAGGGGAAGTCATTAATTTGGCTTCCCCTTTTTAATTAAAACCTTTTAAATGTAAATAAAAGCCGATTTACAGGATAGAGCAGGTTGCCGATCAGCAGGGGTTGGTTTACTTTAGAACAACCAAATATAAAACACATATGACAATGGAGAGAAATTTACAAAAGTTCTTTTCTGCGCTGATTTGTGTACTGTTGTTCACACTTTACAATAGTACAAATGTCTTTTCTCAGCAGAAAACTGTGACTGGTAAAGTCACAGATCAAAGT
The sequence above is drawn from the Pedobacter cryoconitis genome and encodes:
- a CDS encoding TonB-dependent receptor, whose protein sequence is MISTPVLFKGRFLPCVLRFLLVTLLIANSLNSTAQNTNGTISGQVLNNESQPVPGASVSLKGVPGKKQSDESGHFQLTAPAGNYELNISFVGYGKKKLKVTINAGANTLIDNLVLSDLNEMKEVSVVGKTEVKKAKEKAFSLNVIDTKQLYNTSADLNQVMNRTSGVRIREDGGVGSNFNFSLNGFSGKQVKFFLDGIPIDNLGSSLTLNNFPVNMAERIEVYKGVTPISLGGDALGGAVNIVTRSNPNYIDASYGFGSFNTHRPSFNAAYTNAKTGFTVRTNMFYNYSDNDYKVDVQPIDLITGQRGAYQRVKRFHDKYESGTAQVEVGVTGKKYADKLLFGVIASGNEKDIQTGVTMEQVFGARTTRSSSVIPTLKYKKTDLLIKGLDLSIYGAYNMSQNRFIDTTRLKYNWLQQTIPTTSAELIRTQLKNKDNEGLATANLAYKINAHQAVSYNYVLTDFKRKSSDAENPDNPVFLYPQKLAKQVMGLAWQTDYEGFTATLFTKLYLLNAKSFEQQTTKEGVTSYQQSSLSTSNLGYGAAAAYFILTGLQAKASFEHTFRLPEATELLGDGLYVRRNSALKPESSNNLNLGALYKLPLQGDHKVGIEGNFIYRKSQNFIRLDQAQAAPIDRQYINVGDVLTTGVEGEVKYTWKDKIFVSANMTYQNIVDKQKTITTTNFTGTNTSANFYYNSRLPNMPFLFGNADIGTVFKQVGAAENSLSISYSLNYVQKYFLTSTALGADNQDIIPQQFSHNLMAGYSIKNGKYNIALEGRNLADNRLFDNYLLQKPGRSFFIKLRYFISK
- a CDS encoding DUF4374 domain-containing protein; protein product: MYSIKQLFKTTLFAGLALAAVSCSKDKGTDTPAVGSGDHVYTLGLGIDGTGGTTNYVAQASDLMSGTINAKAALLQTGYRDYAFGGSTFFSIGGLGVTDANAITLGSDNKLVSKTGLTFETDNSELVNVDANTMVGASFPSSSTVGLNAKFYTLNIASNTLSNKAEVPMNKLFSKDWLFYTGMQVRGNQLFQTFYPVNQTTYATLYTDTNYVAVYSYPGFVLQKVIKDTRTGPSGAFNTRSGIVQTESGDLYTISNSSFANGYSQSTKPAGILRIKAGATDFDPTYFFNTDTAPNGGKIAHAKYIGNGLIFAAITTQVPVLADRWSDNYLRLAIINLTNNTITLVANAPVFKGNGGRSFAALLDGGKVYTALSSGGVVNIYQVDVASATAVKGAVVEATFVGGIAKMK
- a CDS encoding HD domain-containing protein — protein: MEQQQVQDIVDQIFGLYETLGGEEYGESVSMTMHMMQCAQLAQQAGEADEVVLAAFLHDIGHFLEGDEKMDIYGTQNHDDLGGRFLVDLGFPQRMADLVSSHVAAKKYLVYAEPAYYDALSEVSKITLEFQGGKMTAEEAAEFEKDPLLPLYVKIRKWDDLGKDADKPVLAEEIQLMKEKTHNYLMNL
- the rhaT gene encoding L-rhamnose/proton symporter RhaT; protein product: MQIIFGVIFHFIGGFASGSFYIPYKKVKGWAWESYWIVGGIFSWLIVPPLAAYLTIPDFAEIIKHTSAAIIGLTYFFGVLWGIGGLTFGLGVRYLGVSLGSSIILGMSSVFGALMPSIYYDFYPKAGKDTFTEIITSPWGQLVIIGLIVCIAGIIICGKAGMMKEKDLSAQKQTKESAEFKIGLGLTVAVISGILSSCFAFGIDAGKDMAHEANHLWKALHPGQGEFLFQNNVTYIVILWGGLTTNFIWCMLLNAKNKTFKDYTNKEAPLLKNYIFSALAGITWFLQFFFYGMGESKLGNGASSWILHMAFIILVANVWGLVLNEWKAVSKKTFRTVLVGIVFIIASILIVGYGNSIK
- a CDS encoding bifunctional aldolase/short-chain dehydrogenase, whose product is MFDERDRFKHVSYLWDETEAAKLAGDEVALLLYRSNLLGADLRLTNYGGGNTSCKADAIDPLTGETTEIMWIKGSGGDIGTLKRNGLAALYADRLRALKNIYKGLDQEDEMVELFNHCIYDLNSKAPSIDTPLHGFLPFKHIDHLHPDAAIAIAAAKDGKQITHDLFKGKIGWVDWQKPGFDLGLQLKQCLDENPGIRGIMLGSHGLFTWGDTAYESYLNTLEVIEICADYLETNYGKKGPVFGGQKIASPQQPVRESQAALLSPILRGFCSSERHMIGHFTDDARVLEFINSNDLARLAPLGTSCPDHFLRTKISPLVLTLDAEEDLSDTERLKALLAPVFVAYREMYADYYQTCKHDNSPAMRDANPVIILYPGIGLFSFSKDKQTARVAAEFYINAINVMKGAEAISSYTSLPRQEAFNIEYWLLEEAKLQRMPKPKALTGKIALVTGSAGGIGKAIARKFVEEGAVVIVNDNDNGRLEQAAQEFSQLYGKDAYTTALLDVTQNEAIQDAFNTAALAFGGVDIVVNCAGLSISKPIEEHTDKDWDLLYDVLVKGQFKITQTAVIMMRKQAIGGDILNIVSKNALVSGPNNAGYGSAKAAQLHLSRLNAAELGKDQIRVNVVNPDAVISDSKIWEGDWAAGRAKAYGVKVEELPAFYAKRTLLDKIILPEDIANACLVFVGGLLNKSTGNVLNVDGGVAMAFVR
- a CDS encoding TIM barrel protein, which encodes MEIEKYQIDAHNQELETEHQRRFDFAAAENPQVESIISKLIQFQIGIPSWALGTGGTRFGRFSGGGEPRSLEEKIEDIGLIHRLNQSSGAVSLHIPWDKTEDYEGVKRLAHHHGLRFDAMNSNTFQDQPGQAHSYKFGSLQHVNKAVRKQAIAHNIEVIRQGVAFGSDALTVWLADGSCFPGQLNFRKAFQNTLESLEEIYAALPEKWKLFVEYKAFEPNFYSTTVGDWGQSLLFASKLGPKAYTLVDLGHHLPNANIEQIVSLLLMEGKLGGFHFNDSKYGDDDLTAGSMKPYQLFLIFNELIEGMDAKGIDHATGLGWMIDASHNVKDPLEDLLQSVEAIMLAYTQALLVDKEALSIAQQENDTVRCQEILQNAFRTDARAIVQEARLRSGGAAKPLALYRQLKVREKLIAARGAKTIATGL